One Candidatus Korarchaeum sp. genomic region harbors:
- a CDS encoding PfkB family carbohydrate kinase, translating to MRFVAIGNANVDIKIFVERVPNPDESIDALAASVSAGGAASNFAIAAARIGVESHIIASLGNDDLGKIYLETLGRCGVNTSNVKVVEGIRTGLVVILNVLGEDRRMIESTGANEELMPSDIIDRKDLMISADEVHMASVRPEIAESVLGIRKDASWDPGMRIIRKYRDRIWSLISKAGKVFLNEREAEALAGESDPLTCITKIAERGSNEVIVKMGSRGSLAWVEGETYRVSAIPVKVVDTTGAGDIFAAVYLKARRKGYSVEDCLKLANAASAIKVSRPGTVGGMPNWDEIQTMSLMFYGK from the coding sequence ATGAGGTTCGTGGCGATAGGTAACGCGAACGTTGATATAAAGATATTCGTGGAGAGAGTACCTAATCCGGATGAATCAATCGACGCTCTAGCCGCTAGCGTGAGCGCTGGGGGTGCGGCTTCGAACTTCGCGATAGCGGCAGCTAGAATAGGTGTTGAGTCACATATAATCGCTTCTCTAGGGAATGACGATTTGGGCAAGATATACCTAGAGACGTTAGGGAGATGTGGCGTCAACACGTCAAATGTCAAGGTAGTAGAGGGAATTAGGACAGGTTTAGTCGTGATACTAAATGTTTTAGGTGAGGATAGGAGAATGATAGAGAGTACTGGAGCTAATGAGGAACTAATGCCATCCGATATCATCGATAGGAAGGACCTGATGATCTCCGCGGATGAGGTTCACATGGCGAGCGTGAGACCTGAGATAGCTGAATCCGTCCTAGGGATAAGGAAGGATGCTTCATGGGATCCCGGGATGAGGATCATAAGGAAATACAGGGATAGAATATGGTCCTTAATCAGTAAGGCTGGAAAAGTATTTTTGAACGAGAGGGAAGCCGAAGCACTCGCGGGAGAGAGTGATCCACTCACTTGCATCACTAAGATAGCTGAAAGGGGGTCAAACGAGGTGATAGTGAAGATGGGGTCGAGGGGTTCCTTAGCCTGGGTTGAGGGCGAAACTTATAGGGTGAGTGCGATCCCAGTGAAGGTAGTTGACACGACGGGAGCTGGGGATATATTTGCAGCCGTCTACTTGAAGGCTAGGAGGAAGGGGTATAGCGTCGAGGACTGTCTGAAGTTAGCAAATGCAGCATCAGCTATTAAAGTATCGAGGCCAGGTACTGTTGGTGGAATGCCAAACTGGGATGAGATACAGACGATGAGCCTCATGTTCTACGGTAAGTGA
- the radA gene encoding DNA repair and recombination protein RadA gives MPRRKVREEEADEEEELGEVDEDYYDSGTELGGEYDLTELEGVGPATARRLREAGFTSLESIAMSTPAELAVYAGISETVAQKIIQSARNRLNIDVMSAYDFYQQRKAVQRITTGSKALDELLGGGVETQSITEIYGPYGSGKTQFCHQMAVTVQLDEERGGLGRGALYIDTEGTFRPERILQIAERFGLDPESTLRSILYARAFTSDHQMIVTERAESFVKERNIGLIVVDSLISHFRGEYVGRETLAERQQKLNKYLHRLLRLALGYNLAVIVTNQVVADPGAFFGDPNKPAGGHVLGHGVTARLYIKRGKKDRRVVKLVKSPYLPEGTIEIAITQGGIEDV, from the coding sequence ATCCCGAGGAGGAAGGTTCGTGAGGAGGAGGCTGATGAGGAAGAGGAACTTGGGGAGGTCGATGAGGATTACTATGACTCCGGAACTGAGCTCGGTGGCGAGTATGATCTGACGGAACTCGAAGGAGTAGGACCCGCTACAGCTAGAAGACTTAGGGAGGCAGGGTTCACGAGCCTAGAGTCGATAGCCATGTCGACACCAGCCGAGTTAGCTGTTTACGCTGGTATAAGCGAGACCGTAGCTCAGAAAATCATACAGTCTGCCAGAAACAGGCTTAATATAGACGTCATGTCTGCTTACGATTTTTACCAGCAGAGGAAGGCTGTTCAGAGGATAACAACCGGATCCAAGGCTCTAGATGAACTCCTGGGGGGAGGTGTGGAGACGCAGTCGATAACGGAGATATACGGGCCTTACGGATCCGGTAAGACTCAGTTCTGCCATCAGATGGCTGTTACAGTTCAATTAGATGAGGAAAGAGGAGGACTAGGAAGAGGGGCCCTCTATATAGATACTGAGGGTACTTTCAGACCTGAGAGAATTCTCCAGATAGCTGAAAGATTCGGACTGGACCCGGAGTCTACGTTGAGGAGTATACTTTACGCTAGAGCCTTCACCAGCGATCATCAGATGATAGTGACGGAGAGGGCTGAATCCTTCGTGAAGGAGAGGAACATAGGACTGATAGTAGTGGACTCGTTGATAAGTCACTTCAGGGGTGAGTACGTCGGCAGGGAGACACTGGCGGAGAGACAGCAGAAACTCAATAAGTACCTACATAGGCTACTTAGGCTCGCCTTAGGTTACAATTTAGCCGTTATAGTAACGAATCAGGTCGTTGCGGATCCTGGAGCTTTCTTCGGTGATCCAAACAAACCAGCCGGAGGCCATGTTCTAGGCCACGGAGTCACAGCTAGGCTCTACATAAAGAGGGGAAAGAAGGACAGGAGGGTCGTTAAGTTAGTTAAGAGCCCCTATCTCCCTGAGGGGACCATAGAAATCGCAATAACTCAAGGCGGAATAGAGGACGTCTGA
- a CDS encoding metallophosphoesterase, with translation MILGLISDSHDDVESLERVLELFQRFGIDELIHLGDLISPFSLDPILSSGIPFRILRGNNDAEVLPALRSVEGGGTYYQSPVEVDLDGAKLLLFHGFGDSELTKFTAVSLASSGRFDFVLYGHTHEVHIEEIGDTLVVNPGELCGKLSGRRTAALLYTEAKKAEILDL, from the coding sequence ATGATATTAGGGCTTATCTCGGATTCTCACGATGACGTTGAATCGTTGGAGAGGGTTCTGGAACTCTTTCAGAGATTCGGTATCGATGAGTTAATCCACTTAGGGGACCTAATTTCCCCATTTTCCTTGGACCCTATCTTAAGCTCTGGGATTCCATTTAGGATCTTGAGGGGAAATAACGATGCCGAAGTTCTCCCAGCCCTGAGGAGCGTTGAGGGAGGGGGTACCTATTATCAATCCCCCGTTGAGGTAGATCTCGATGGAGCTAAATTACTGCTCTTTCATGGGTTTGGAGACAGTGAGCTGACGAAGTTCACTGCCGTATCCCTAGCGAGCAGTGGAAGGTTCGACTTCGTTCTCTATGGGCACACGCATGAGGTGCATATTGAGGAGATTGGCGATACGCTCGTCGTCAATCCAGGTGAGCTCTGCGGTAAGCTCAGTGGAAGGAGAACCGCAGCCTTATTGTATACCGAGGCGAAAAAAGCGGAAATATTGGATTTATGA
- a CDS encoding tRNA(His) guanylyltransferase Thg1 family protein, translating into MVSNQGARWKDREVFSGLRVPVDSPLIVRVDGWRFHRVSEELGLNRPFDERLIRALSQVPLRLMRIGFPLALSFLFSDEISFLIYPPVPWNGRVEKLISVIPSYSSAIVSTVLNYPVCFDARIVIIRDLKDVLDYLSWRQSEAWRNALNSYALIALESTGLRREDAVRELRGKKAEQLHEVIFDKLGINIAKVPSWQRRGVVVRKGYKEKDSSLKRVTRKVPLVDWEIPLFSTPEGRDYLMESLKVYEEDS; encoded by the coding sequence ATGGTAAGTAACCAAGGCGCTCGTTGGAAGGACAGGGAAGTGTTCTCCGGGCTCAGGGTGCCTGTAGATAGCCCTTTAATAGTGAGAGTAGATGGATGGAGGTTTCACAGGGTATCTGAGGAACTAGGATTGAACAGACCGTTTGATGAGAGATTGATCAGAGCATTATCTCAAGTTCCGCTCAGACTAATGCGCATAGGATTTCCTTTAGCTCTATCGTTCTTATTTTCTGATGAGATATCCTTCTTAATTTACCCGCCGGTTCCGTGGAACGGGAGAGTTGAGAAGTTAATTAGCGTGATCCCATCCTACTCCTCCGCTATAGTCTCAACCGTGCTGAACTACCCCGTATGCTTCGATGCGAGGATAGTTATCATCAGGGACCTTAAGGACGTCTTAGACTACCTTAGCTGGAGACAGTCCGAAGCATGGAGAAACGCCCTCAACTCTTACGCCCTCATTGCTCTGGAGAGCACTGGCTTAAGGAGGGAGGATGCCGTAAGGGAATTAAGAGGTAAGAAAGCTGAGCAACTTCACGAAGTGATTTTCGATAAATTGGGGATCAATATCGCTAAAGTGCCGTCATGGCAGAGGAGAGGTGTCGTCGTCAGAAAGGGATATAAGGAGAAGGACTCTTCCTTAAAGAGAGTGACTCGAAAGGTGCCATTGGTCGACTGGGAGATTCCGCTATTCTCTACACCGGAGGGTAGAGATTACCTGATGGAATCCCTTAAGGTCTACGAAGAAGACTCTTGA
- the aspS gene encoding aspartate--tRNA(Asn) ligase — MGEEARVKVHGWVSEVRSLGKVRFVIIRNWNERIQVTMKKGFVDDSLFELTENLTQESVIEVLGREVTEKIALGADREVIPEKIIVHSYASPQLPLDPNWKVPAHVPTRFDNRPLDLRRPEVQAIFKIQSSLLDGMEDCLRRRGFIRVFTPALIGAASESGAEVFKVDYFDKEAYLRQDPQLHRQLTILGGFERIYDLGTNWRAELSRTPRHLSEFRSLAVEMAFIENEQDTMRIEEEIIREGIKRVVEERSKELEVLKVDLDIPKTPFPELRFPKIYDILADYGKVVEYGEDYDTEGERILWQYVKEEYDSDFFFVNRFPFKVKPFYVMKEDETWARSVDLLYKGLELSSGGQREHRYDVLISQIKEKGLDPGGLEWFTKFFAYGAPPHGGFAIGIERLLMKMLDLSSVKEASLFPRDPDRILP, encoded by the coding sequence ATGGGTGAAGAAGCTCGAGTAAAAGTGCACGGATGGGTGAGCGAGGTAAGGAGTCTCGGAAAAGTGAGGTTCGTGATTATCAGGAACTGGAATGAGAGAATTCAAGTAACGATGAAAAAGGGATTCGTTGATGATAGTTTATTCGAGTTAACGGAGAATTTGACACAGGAGTCCGTAATAGAAGTTTTAGGAAGGGAAGTCACGGAGAAGATCGCTTTAGGAGCTGATAGAGAGGTGATACCGGAGAAGATAATAGTACACTCATATGCGAGTCCTCAGCTTCCTTTGGATCCAAATTGGAAGGTTCCGGCGCATGTCCCCACTAGATTCGATAACAGACCTCTAGATTTGAGGAGACCAGAGGTCCAAGCAATCTTCAAGATACAGTCCTCACTGCTCGATGGGATGGAGGATTGCCTCAGGAGGAGGGGCTTCATCAGGGTCTTCACACCAGCTTTGATAGGAGCCGCGAGTGAGAGTGGGGCGGAGGTCTTCAAGGTAGATTACTTTGATAAAGAGGCCTATTTGAGACAGGATCCTCAACTTCACAGGCAGTTGACGATCTTAGGGGGCTTCGAGAGGATTTACGACCTGGGAACAAATTGGAGAGCGGAATTAAGCCGTACTCCAAGACATTTAAGCGAATTCAGATCATTAGCTGTTGAGATGGCTTTCATCGAAAACGAGCAGGACACGATGAGAATCGAAGAGGAGATAATCAGGGAAGGGATAAAGAGAGTTGTTGAGGAGAGGTCTAAGGAGCTGGAGGTACTCAAAGTGGACTTAGATATCCCTAAGACTCCGTTTCCTGAGCTCAGGTTTCCTAAGATCTACGATATATTGGCAGATTACGGGAAGGTAGTGGAGTACGGAGAGGATTACGACACTGAGGGCGAGAGGATCCTGTGGCAGTACGTGAAGGAAGAGTATGACTCGGACTTCTTCTTCGTGAACCGCTTTCCGTTCAAAGTGAAGCCGTTTTACGTCATGAAAGAGGATGAAACTTGGGCTAGAAGCGTAGATCTCCTCTACAAGGGGTTAGAGCTGAGCAGTGGTGGCCAAAGGGAGCATAGATACGATGTCCTAATATCTCAGATAAAGGAGAAGGGTCTCGACCCTGGGGGCTTAGAGTGGTTTACTAAGTTCTTCGCTTACGGAGCCCCACCCCACGGTGGATTCGCGATAGGTATAGAGAGACTTTTAATGAAGATGCTAGACCTCAGTAGCGTCAAGGAGGCCTCCCTGTTCCCGAGAGACCCAGATAGGATATTGCCGTAG
- a CDS encoding lysylphosphatidylglycerol synthase transmembrane domain-containing protein — translation MGNQKEVPKIGRRNILLMLVGVTLTVPLLITFDFRSAVERMKSMGLIPVIVAFASIHVGVLFYNLGWYFLLRRRVKFKDVFLIGWVSLFMNLLIPAASTTGEIARVYLLTKRSNVSAPEALSSVVAHRIIMVAPFIVSVTLGLSYLMTFRLDGNSAVVILPVALLTVVFYLIYKLSMREDYLERIIKVLERILRKDFEFLNSLAREYSESFRYLMSNRAMLSITVLCAFLNWLFDMLPIFIYFGALGHTLNPLLGVLIYSVSIILILIPVGIPGNMGVREWVMTSLLVLVGLSSGEALALTLASSTITVFLNELIFGLAAYLILMGSSGSLSKDESF, via the coding sequence ATGGGAAATCAGAAGGAGGTCCCTAAGATAGGTAGGAGAAACATCCTCCTTATGCTTGTTGGTGTGACCCTAACGGTACCTCTTCTCATCACGTTTGACTTCCGATCAGCTGTAGAGAGGATGAAATCTATGGGATTGATTCCAGTGATCGTGGCTTTCGCATCAATCCACGTGGGCGTCCTCTTCTATAACTTGGGGTGGTACTTCCTCTTGAGAAGGAGGGTAAAGTTTAAGGACGTTTTTCTGATAGGTTGGGTAAGTCTATTCATGAACCTTCTCATTCCAGCGGCATCGACAACGGGCGAGATAGCTAGAGTTTACTTATTAACTAAGAGGTCTAATGTGAGCGCTCCGGAAGCCCTATCATCGGTAGTGGCTCACAGGATAATAATGGTGGCTCCCTTCATAGTGAGCGTAACCCTAGGTCTCTCTTACCTCATGACCTTCAGGCTAGATGGTAATAGTGCGGTAGTGATACTGCCCGTAGCGCTCCTGACGGTGGTGTTCTACTTAATATATAAGCTCAGTATGAGGGAGGACTACTTAGAGAGGATAATCAAGGTGCTCGAGAGGATCTTGAGGAAAGATTTTGAATTTCTCAACAGTTTGGCGAGAGAGTACTCAGAGTCATTCAGGTATTTGATGTCGAATAGAGCAATGCTCTCAATAACGGTGCTCTGCGCATTTCTGAATTGGCTATTCGATATGCTCCCCATATTCATATATTTCGGAGCTCTGGGGCACACTCTGAACCCTCTATTAGGAGTCCTGATATACTCAGTCTCCATAATACTGATACTGATCCCTGTGGGCATCCCGGGAAACATGGGAGTGAGGGAATGGGTCATGACCAGTCTGCTGGTACTTGTGGGCTTAAGCAGCGGAGAGGCCCTTGCTCTCACACTGGCTTCCTCTACGATAACGGTGTTTCTGAACGAGTTGATCTTCGGCTTAGCAGCTTACCTGATCCTGATGGGATCATCGGGCTCCCTTAGTAAAGATGAAAGTTTTTAA
- a CDS encoding pyridoxal phosphate-dependent aminotransferase, translating into MPRFASRMSRLGVEGAFIVLAKAKELERKGKSVIHLEIGEPGYNPPRHVIEATKKAVESGMTKYTPSSGIYELREAIAERVSESRGLEVKPENVVITTGAKLAIFGALMSFIDPGDEVIIPMPAYPAYESVTNFIGGIVRPVMLREERGFSPSVEDVMAQVSDKTKAIVINTPCNPTGGMYSRRDLEEIVRIARERDLLVVSDEIYEDIVFDGRKHESILSIPGAEEVAIMVSGFSKTWAMTGYRLGYAVGKREFVDKIAQIQLNTSSCPAHFAQIAAIEAIRGPQDEVYEMLRDYERKRDVIYEEVSKVKGFRMIKPAGTFYAFPNIKATGFSSRELADRLLLEAGVALLPGTAFGEAGEGYLRLSFAGPMEDIKEGMHRIREYIESL; encoded by the coding sequence ATGCCTAGATTCGCATCTAGGATGAGTAGATTAGGTGTTGAGGGAGCTTTTATAGTTCTCGCTAAAGCAAAAGAACTGGAGAGAAAGGGGAAAAGTGTAATACACTTGGAGATAGGTGAGCCTGGTTACAATCCACCGAGGCATGTGATAGAGGCGACTAAGAAGGCTGTCGAGAGCGGAATGACGAAGTATACGCCATCATCAGGGATATATGAGCTTAGAGAAGCAATAGCAGAGAGAGTATCTGAGAGCAGAGGCCTGGAAGTCAAACCTGAGAACGTTGTCATCACTACAGGAGCGAAGTTAGCTATATTCGGAGCATTAATGTCCTTCATCGACCCCGGTGATGAGGTAATAATCCCAATGCCCGCTTACCCTGCTTACGAAAGCGTTACTAACTTCATAGGTGGTATCGTGAGGCCCGTCATGCTTAGAGAGGAGAGGGGGTTTTCCCCTAGCGTCGAGGACGTGATGGCTCAGGTATCCGATAAGACGAAGGCTATAGTGATAAACACACCTTGTAATCCCACAGGTGGTATGTACAGCAGGAGGGATCTCGAGGAGATCGTCAGGATAGCCAGGGAGAGGGACTTACTGGTGGTGTCTGATGAGATATACGAGGATATAGTGTTCGATGGTAGGAAGCACGAGAGCATATTATCCATCCCGGGGGCAGAAGAAGTAGCTATTATGGTCAGCGGTTTCAGTAAGACTTGGGCGATGACGGGGTACAGGTTAGGCTATGCCGTTGGGAAGCGGGAATTCGTCGATAAGATAGCCCAGATACAGCTCAACACGTCGTCCTGTCCTGCTCACTTCGCTCAGATCGCTGCGATAGAGGCTATCAGAGGACCGCAGGACGAGGTCTACGAGATGCTGAGGGACTACGAGAGGAAGAGAGATGTGATATACGAGGAGGTCTCTAAGGTAAAGGGTTTCAGAATGATTAAGCCAGCTGGAACTTTCTATGCTTTTCCGAACATAAAGGCTACAGGTTTCTCCTCTAGGGAACTTGCTGATAGGCTACTTCTCGAAGCCGGAGTAGCTCTACTACCCGGAACGGCTTTCGGAGAAGCCGGTGAGGGTTACCTGAGGCTATCGTTCGCCGGTCCAATGGAGGATATCAAGGAAGGGATGCATAGAATTAGGGAGTACATTGAATCTCTATAG
- the prs gene encoding ribose-phosphate diphosphokinase: MLVVGPEDEFNVVLSREIGARLVPIERRTFPDGEVCPRVMGRVSGERVILSMRMKAGSCRPNDYLTEILFTLRNLRKHMGAGPVSVLMPYFPYSRQDAIFREGEPLSSKYVVELLEDSGADSVLTVTAHLHRLGDLKELSSKIDFLNLSGFKPLAWELMRLPLKDPFILGPDTESVNWAKELAEHYGTSDYDYLRKERDFSTGEIRTFVKSLELKGRDVVVVDDIVSTGGTMANALRAAKEMGASYLVAAFVHPVLVPGSLEKLIGAGADALVATDTLEWVGSRATVVHVVAEALKSGDLR; the protein is encoded by the coding sequence ATGCTAGTAGTTGGACCTGAGGATGAGTTCAACGTGGTCCTCTCGAGGGAGATCGGAGCGAGGTTAGTTCCCATTGAGAGAAGGACCTTTCCAGATGGTGAGGTCTGTCCCAGGGTTATGGGAAGAGTTAGCGGGGAAAGGGTAATCCTCTCAATGAGGATGAAAGCTGGAAGCTGTAGACCCAATGATTACCTCACGGAGATCCTCTTCACACTCAGGAACTTGAGGAAGCATATGGGAGCAGGTCCTGTGAGCGTGTTAATGCCTTACTTCCCTTACTCCAGGCAGGACGCTATATTCAGGGAGGGAGAGCCCCTCTCCTCTAAGTACGTGGTCGAGCTCCTCGAGGACTCCGGTGCCGATAGCGTACTAACTGTCACAGCGCATCTCCATAGGCTGGGTGATCTAAAAGAGCTCTCTAGCAAGATCGATTTCCTCAATCTAAGTGGATTTAAGCCCTTAGCTTGGGAACTCATGAGACTACCTCTTAAGGATCCCTTCATCCTGGGGCCGGACACTGAGAGCGTGAACTGGGCTAAGGAGCTCGCTGAACACTACGGAACCAGCGACTATGACTACCTCAGAAAGGAGAGGGACTTCAGTACGGGTGAGATAAGGACCTTCGTGAAGAGCTTGGAGCTCAAGGGAAGGGACGTCGTAGTGGTAGATGATATCGTCTCTACGGGAGGGACCATGGCTAATGCTCTTAGAGCGGCTAAGGAGATGGGAGCTAGCTACTTAGTCGCAGCCTTCGTCCACCCTGTACTCGTCCCAGGTTCTTTGGAGAAGCTGATAGGAGCTGGAGCTGATGCCTTGGTAGCAACGGATACCCTTGAATGGGTCGGGTCGAGGGCGACTGTAGTTCATGTAGTGGCTGAGGCCTTGAAATCAGGTGATCTCCGTTGA
- a CDS encoding NifB/NifX family molybdenum-iron cluster-binding protein, translating into MPIRVAVATDDGKSLNEGSFHTAKFFAIYDVLGKSPTRVEMRVNTRRDSRRGPTSVLEILRDCEVLIAKKFDLRLKELVEARGIIILETEKNDVESAVLEVAENISRLSE; encoded by the coding sequence TTGCCCATCAGGGTAGCTGTAGCTACAGACGATGGTAAGAGTCTAAACGAGGGATCGTTCCACACCGCTAAGTTCTTTGCCATATACGATGTCTTAGGCAAGAGTCCTACGAGAGTTGAGATGAGGGTCAATACGAGGAGGGATAGCAGGAGAGGCCCTACCTCCGTATTAGAGATACTGAGGGATTGCGAGGTCTTAATCGCTAAGAAGTTTGACTTGAGATTGAAGGAGCTCGTTGAGGCTAGGGGAATTATAATATTGGAGACTGAGAAAAATGATGTTGAGTCTGCTGTATTGGAGGTTGCTGAGAATATCTCAAGGTTGAGTGAGTGA
- the tmk gene encoding dTMP kinase, with product MLVAFEGIDGAGKTTQSKRLLAKLRELGVRASWSKEPSDGRIGALIRSALRGEIDLDQRTLALLFAADRIEHMRSLSVNCVIIIDRYILSSLAYQGVFMPFEWILELNKWVELPDVVFYLDLSPEVALKRVTDRSIYHSIDLLKMVRENYMKLIEEEPWKSRTYVIDSDRCEELVFDEILNIFLTRLRGEK from the coding sequence ATGTTAGTAGCATTCGAGGGTATCGATGGAGCTGGTAAGACAACTCAAAGCAAGAGGTTACTCGCTAAATTGAGGGAGTTGGGAGTGAGAGCGAGCTGGAGCAAGGAACCGTCAGATGGAAGGATAGGTGCGTTAATAAGGAGTGCTCTCAGGGGGGAGATAGACCTGGATCAGAGGACTTTAGCGCTGTTATTCGCTGCGGATAGAATAGAGCATATGAGGAGCCTCTCAGTGAACTGTGTTATCATAATCGATAGGTACATCCTCTCATCACTAGCTTATCAAGGGGTCTTCATGCCCTTCGAATGGATCTTAGAGCTCAATAAGTGGGTCGAGTTACCTGACGTCGTCTTCTACCTAGATCTAAGCCCAGAGGTAGCGTTGAAGAGGGTAACCGATAGGAGCATATACCATTCCATCGATTTGCTTAAGATGGTCAGGGAGAACTACATGAAGCTCATTGAGGAGGAACCCTGGAAGTCCAGGACTTACGTGATCGACTCGGATAGATGTGAGGAGCTTGTCTTCGATGAAATCCTTAATATATTCCTCACAAGGCTCAGGGGAGAAAAATGA